The following are from one region of the Funiculus sociatus GB2-C1 genome:
- a CDS encoding GIY-YIG nuclease family protein, which translates to MQFITKLIRALKKANLEVFYFPCGGIKISAKSIYFYQDRQKVNLTFCVKSFVWVRESTPDEFSKTFLKINLGVYSDYWKNIGLSGSECLVHSLYYNRLKSLSDISFLNPEVAEFKQELESLKQAASFQRSELELITERSLNLSKWRFFSISQPNWRQLKFPAIYRIWNTVNNYQYIGQTQNLHKRLNRHRGDLIGNRHDCRLLQLDWNRYGEKSFKWILQEQCPTSMCQLEREGREIFWQKAFGAEYSNFMDDSTSCSWLEELTEIH; encoded by the coding sequence ATGCAGTTCATAACTAAACTGATTCGAGCGCTAAAGAAGGCTAATTTGGAGGTTTTTTATTTTCCTTGTGGAGGTATAAAAATTTCTGCTAAAAGTATTTACTTTTATCAAGATAGACAAAAAGTGAATCTAACTTTTTGTGTTAAGAGCTTTGTCTGGGTTCGAGAAAGCACTCCAGATGAATTCAGTAAGACTTTCTTGAAAATCAATTTAGGCGTATATTCTGATTACTGGAAAAATATTGGTTTAAGTGGTAGTGAATGTCTTGTACACAGCTTATATTACAATCGGTTGAAAAGTTTGAGTGACATTAGCTTTCTAAATCCTGAAGTAGCGGAGTTTAAACAGGAACTGGAAAGTTTGAAGCAAGCCGCTTCTTTCCAACGATCAGAATTAGAGCTGATTACAGAGAGAAGCTTAAATTTATCAAAGTGGCGTTTTTTTTCTATCTCGCAGCCAAACTGGAGACAATTAAAATTTCCAGCTATTTACCGAATCTGGAATACTGTTAATAATTATCAATATATTGGGCAGACTCAAAACCTACATAAGCGGTTGAATAGACATAGAGGCGATCTTATAGGTAACAGACACGATTGCCGACTACTTCAACTAGATTGGAACCGATATGGTGAAAAGAGTTTTAAATGGATTTTGCAGGAACAATGCCCAACTTCTATGTGCCAGCTTGAGCGCGAAGGAAGAGAAATTTTTTGGCAAAAAGCTTTTGGAGCTGAATACAGCAATTTTATGGATGACAGTACGTCATGTTCCTGGCTAGAAGAGCTAACGGAAATTCATTAA
- a CDS encoding ParM/StbA family protein — MVTMQPTQAELTRSTPAIAAGVDNGAGLCKLVFGSGNQQMKVRTPSKVLEIKEELHDVLTSKEGGHFFYHSGDREDLIGREFLTGTLAAWKAPTTHIKLSDDPVLKVEYALHTLLGGLSTLPSRQEWNLHLVLSIHNKQVFQAPLIKRTSGTHVISFNGKNTVHSRINLKVSLVAPEGAGSYSYCVSSKPEPLIDRTAHAIAFDFGTSTVIPTVFAPGGAIIHRQVLEVGGCIDLLDAIATDSELIHFLGSGKAGNIETIRQAIESGSFQYGTRNFNLRSVYARHLKPWLSDRLRLALKEIQEWRDSAQSFVAWGGGVEMPGVAKMLATQGITAVPDGCWANAIGLQRVSQGRLARGK, encoded by the coding sequence ATGGTAACGATGCAGCCAACACAGGCTGAACTGACCCGAAGTACCCCAGCAATAGCCGCTGGAGTCGATAACGGGGCGGGACTATGCAAACTTGTCTTTGGCAGTGGCAACCAGCAAATGAAAGTTCGTACTCCCTCAAAAGTGCTGGAAATTAAAGAAGAATTACACGATGTTCTCACCTCAAAAGAAGGTGGACATTTCTTCTATCACAGTGGCGATAGAGAAGACCTAATTGGGCGGGAGTTTCTGACAGGAACATTAGCCGCATGGAAAGCGCCAACCACTCACATTAAGTTAAGTGACGACCCAGTTCTAAAAGTCGAATATGCTTTGCACACACTACTTGGAGGCTTGTCTACCCTGCCATCCCGCCAAGAGTGGAACTTGCATTTAGTGCTGTCTATCCACAATAAGCAAGTGTTCCAAGCCCCATTAATTAAGAGAACATCAGGCACCCACGTTATTAGTTTTAATGGCAAAAATACAGTGCACTCTCGGATAAATCTTAAAGTCAGTTTAGTCGCTCCTGAAGGTGCAGGTTCTTACAGTTATTGTGTTTCATCGAAACCAGAACCATTAATTGATAGAACCGCTCACGCTATTGCATTCGATTTTGGAACTTCTACAGTTATCCCAACTGTTTTTGCTCCAGGTGGTGCAATTATCCATCGTCAAGTTTTGGAAGTTGGGGGCTGTATCGATCTACTGGATGCAATCGCCACCGACTCAGAACTCATTCACTTTTTGGGGTCTGGAAAGGCAGGAAACATTGAGACAATTCGACAAGCGATTGAATCTGGAAGCTTTCAATACGGCACCCGCAACTTTAACTTACGTAGTGTCTATGCCCGTCATCTCAAACCGTGGCTATCTGACCGCTTACGCCTTGCACTAAAAGAGATACAGGAGTGGCGCGATTCTGCTCAAAGCTTTGTTGCTTGGGGGGGAGGGGTTGAAATGCCGGGTGTAGCCAAAATGCTTGCCACGCAAGGGATTACTGCTGTACCCGATGGTTGTTGGGCTAATGCGATTGGCTTGCAAAGAGTATCCCAAGGACGACTAGCCAGAGGGAAATAA
- a CDS encoding fertility inhibition FinO-like protein — protein sequence MTTQGKLELTIKISEFPADVKTVENGWKSFEIDCDGRIVSLTVKPKVFKKLEQAQTDYPMWVAAIAGKMGEATEKGFVLNEPAIQVFEKKPKEPKEPTTAE from the coding sequence ATGACAACGCAAGGAAAACTTGAATTAACCATAAAGATTTCGGAGTTCCCAGCCGATGTGAAGACGGTCGAGAACGGTTGGAAGTCTTTCGAGATTGACTGCGATGGGCGAATTGTCAGCCTAACTGTAAAGCCCAAAGTTTTTAAGAAGTTAGAACAGGCACAAACCGATTACCCAATGTGGGTCGCTGCGATCGCAGGAAAGATGGGCGAAGCCACAGAGAAAGGCTTTGTCTTGAACGAGCCAGCCATCCAAGTTTTTGAGAAGAAACCAAAAGAACCAAAAGAACCAACGACAGCAGAGTAA